The Acanthopagrus latus isolate v.2019 chromosome 13, fAcaLat1.1, whole genome shotgun sequence genome contains a region encoding:
- the LOC119031638 gene encoding olfactory receptor 146-like: MENYTYNSDTLQLEGLNVSEDFTYPLFLFLFFSYLFIIVVNLSIAVLVFIDKNLHQPMYLLFCNLSVNDILGNSFLPRLLVNMLLPPSERLISYYECVVQAFTIHVCNTCSHTVLMIMAFDRYVAICNPLRYAVIMTNKMLIKLTVSAWGVAFVLVGILLGLTIRLNRCRTMIIGLYCNNASLFKLSCENVFINNIYGLTFTIVLFTSSIGTMVLTYTKITVVCLNSKNKSLNSKALKTCSTHLAVYLIMLLSGFSIIILHRFPQYSDYRKFATILYHIIPSSLNPIIYGMQSKEIRRFLSKSKKVLPVKTS; the protein is encoded by the coding sequence ATGGAAAACTACACATACAACAGTGACACACTCCAGCTGGAAGGGTTAAATGTTTCAGAGGATTTTACATACcccttgtttctctttctcttcttctcctacTTGTTCATAATTGTTGTAAATTTAAGCATTGCTGTTCTGGTTTTCATTGACAAAAACCTTCACCAGCCGATGTATCTCCTGTTTTGCAACCTCTCAGTTAATGACATACTAGGAAACTCTTTTCTGCCCCGTTTGCTTGTAAACATGTTGCTGCCTCCATCTGAGCGCCTCATCAGTTATTATGAATGTGTAGTTCAAGCCTTCACCATACATGTGTGCAATACCTGCTCTCACACTGTGCTCATGATTATGGCCTTTGACAGATATGTGGCCATCTGCAATCCTCTTCGCTATGCTGTCATAATGACCAACAAAATGCTGATCAAGCTGACAGTTTCTGCCTGGGGAGTGGCCTTTGTTCTGGTCGGGATTCTTCTCGGTCTGACCATACGGCTGAACCGATGCAGGACGATGATAATAGGTTTATACTGTAACAATGCATCTTTATTCAAACTCTCCTGTGAGAATGTGTTCATTAATAATATCTACGGCCTCACTTTTACTATAGTCCTGTTCACCTCTTCTATAGGCACCATGGTTCTCACTTACACAAAGATTACAGTTGTCTGTCTGAACAGTAAGAACAAGTCTTTGAACAGCAAAGCTTTGAAGACCTGCAGCACTCATCTGGCTGTGTATCTGATCATGTTGCTCAGTGGATTTTCCATAATTATTCTGCATCGCTTCCCTCAGTACTCAGACTACAGAAAATTTGCTACTATTTTGTATCACATCATCCCCAGCAGCCTTAACCCCATTATTTATGGCATGCAGTCCAAAGAGATACGGAGGTTTTTATCCAAGTCCAAGAAGGTTTTGCCTGTAAAGACGTCTTAA
- the LOC119031300 gene encoding olfactory receptor 146-like, translated as MGNYTYNSFTLQLEGLNVSNESVYPVFLFFFFSYLFIMITNVGIVVLIFNDKNLHQPMYLLFSNLPFNDIIGNSIMVPRLLVDILLPPSERLISYYECVVQAFTTHMFGTTSHTVLMIMAFDRYVAICDPLRYAAIMTNKMVIKLTVSAWGVALVLVGILLGLTIRLNRCRTMIMNPYCDNASLFKLSCDSVFINNVYGLTFTVVLFTASIGTMVLTYTKITVVCLSSKNKSLNSKALKTCSTHLVVYLIMVFNGLSIITLHRFPQYSDYRKLCTILFHIIPGSLNPIIYGIQSKEIKKFFSKKILPNY; from the coding sequence ATGGGAAACTACACCTACAACAGCTTCACACTCCAGCTGGAAGGGTTAAATGTCTCGAATGAGTCGGTCTACCccgtctttctcttcttctttttctcctacCTGTTTATAATGATTACCAATGTGGGTATTGTTGTTCTAATTTTCAATGACAAGAACCTTCACCAGCCGATGTATCTCCTTTTTAGCAACCTGCCATTTAATGACATTATTGGGAACTCTATCATGGTGCCTCGTTTGCTTGTAGACATTTTGCTGCCTCCGTCTGAACGTCTCATCAGTTATTATGAGTGTGTAGTTCAAGCTTTCACTACACATATGTTTGGTACAACTTCTCACACTGTGCTCATGATTATGGCCTTTGACAGATATGTGGCCATCTGTGATCCTCTGCGCTATGCTGCCATAATGACCAACAAAATGGTGATCAAGCTGACAGTTTCTGCCTGGGGAGTGGCCTTGGTTCTGGTCGGGATTCTTCTCGGTCTGACCATACGGCTGAACCGATGCAGGACGATGATCATGAATCCTTACTGTGACAATGCCTCTCTGTTTAAACTCTcctgtgacagtgtgtttattaataatGTGTACGGCCTCACTTTCACTGTCGTCCTGTTCACAGCTTCTATAGGCACCATGGTTCTCACTTACACAAAGATTACAGTCGTCTGTCTGAGCAGTAAGAACAAGTCTTTGAACAGTAAAGCCTTGAAGACCTGCAGCACTCATCTGGTTGTGTATTTGATCATGGTGTTCAATGGATTGTCTATCATTACACTTCATCGTTTCCCTCAATACTCGGATTACAGAAAACTTTGTaccattttgtttcacattatCCCCGGTAGCCTCAACCCCATTATATATGGCATCCAGTCAAAAGAGATAAAGAAGTTTTTCTCAAAGAAGATTTTGCCAAATTACTAA